A genome region from Mycobacterium florentinum includes the following:
- a CDS encoding sulfurtransferase, producing the protein METRDRVLITATELADLIEADDPPTILDVRWRIDEPDGRAAYLDGHLPGAVYVSLDDDLSDHTVTGRGRHPLPSGRSLQAAARRWGVQQDALVVVYDDWNRAGSARAWWVLTAAGLANVRILDGGLGAWRAAGRGLETGGVTPAAGNVVVPHNDLYAGARPTLTAEQAGAGVVTLLDARAPERYRGDTEPVDAVAGHIPGARNLPSGSVLAADGTFLGDYALAQQLSDRGIDRDAPLGAYCGSGVTATIAVAALAAMGCEAALYPGSWSEWSSDPTHPVARGAE; encoded by the coding sequence GTGGAAACGCGCGACCGGGTGCTGATCACCGCCACGGAGCTGGCCGACCTGATCGAGGCCGACGATCCGCCGACCATATTGGATGTCCGTTGGCGCATCGACGAGCCCGACGGGCGAGCGGCCTACCTCGACGGTCATCTCCCCGGCGCGGTCTATGTGTCCCTCGACGACGACCTCAGCGATCACACCGTCACCGGTCGCGGCCGCCACCCACTGCCGTCGGGACGAAGCCTGCAGGCCGCCGCCCGCCGCTGGGGTGTCCAGCAGGACGCGTTGGTCGTGGTCTATGACGACTGGAATCGGGCGGGTTCCGCGCGGGCCTGGTGGGTGCTGACCGCGGCGGGCCTGGCGAACGTTCGCATCCTCGACGGCGGACTGGGCGCGTGGCGGGCGGCCGGGCGTGGCCTCGAGACCGGCGGGGTCACCCCCGCGGCAGGCAATGTCGTTGTGCCCCATAATGATCTGTATGCCGGTGCTCGGCCCACCCTGACGGCCGAACAAGCCGGCGCGGGCGTCGTGACCCTGCTCGACGCGCGTGCGCCGGAACGTTATCGCGGCGACACCGAACCCGTCGACGCCGTCGCCGGTCACATCCCGGGGGCCCGGAATCTGCCCAGCGGCTCCGTGCTGGCCGCCGACGGCACGTTCCTCGGTGACTACGCGCTCGCCCAGCAGCTCTCCGACCGCGGCATCGATCGCGACGCCCCGTTGGGCGCCTACTGCGGATCGGGCGTGACCGCAACCATCGCGGTCGCCGCTCTCGCGGCGATGGGATGTGAGGCGGCGCTGTATCCGGGGTCGTGGTCCGAGTGGTCTTCGGACCCAACCCATCCCGTCGCTCGCGGCGCCGAGTAA
- a CDS encoding 5'-methylthioadenosine/S-adenosylhomocysteine nucleosidase family protein, with the protein MVVATEPEELPDVTVDSSEQRTLVLTAFPVEADEVLSHTTLEADPVVVADGRHFYLGSIRGKKVIVAMTGIGLVNATDTTETALTYFASTVGAVVFSGVAGGAGRTGIADVAIPARWTLDHGKTFHPVDAGMLAAAETLSVTLQSARRMRHEPLLLVGGDGCSYDNNNGRAFPGIPHGGGVFGCQPRTAPDRSFFCTGNFFRAAWPWLRHGLISNAKVVSAADPAFDATDSETAAAQAVADARGVPFLGIRGMSDGPGDPLRLPGFPFQFFVYKKVAAVNAARVTAAFLRRWAGP; encoded by the coding sequence ATGGTGGTCGCCACCGAACCCGAGGAGTTGCCAGACGTGACGGTGGATTCGTCCGAACAGCGCACCCTGGTTTTGACGGCGTTTCCCGTCGAGGCCGATGAGGTGCTGTCCCACACCACGCTCGAGGCCGACCCCGTGGTGGTCGCCGACGGTCGGCATTTCTATCTCGGCTCGATCCGCGGCAAGAAGGTCATCGTGGCCATGACCGGCATCGGCCTGGTCAATGCGACCGATACCACCGAGACCGCGTTGACCTACTTCGCCAGCACCGTTGGCGCTGTGGTGTTTTCGGGTGTCGCGGGCGGTGCCGGGCGCACCGGCATCGCCGACGTCGCGATACCGGCACGCTGGACGCTGGACCACGGCAAGACGTTTCATCCGGTCGACGCCGGCATGTTGGCGGCGGCCGAGACCCTCTCCGTCACACTGCAAAGCGCCAGACGGATGCGCCACGAGCCGCTGCTGCTGGTCGGTGGTGACGGCTGCAGCTACGACAACAACAACGGGCGAGCATTCCCGGGTATCCCGCACGGCGGCGGGGTGTTCGGCTGCCAGCCGCGAACGGCACCCGATCGCTCGTTCTTCTGCACCGGCAACTTCTTCAGGGCGGCGTGGCCGTGGCTGAGGCACGGCCTGATCAGCAACGCGAAGGTGGTGTCGGCGGCCGACCCGGCCTTCGATGCGACCGACAGCGAGACCGCCGCGGCGCAGGCCGTCGCGGATGCGCGTGGCGTGCCGTTTTTGGGGATCCGCGGAATGTCGGACGGCCCGGGTGATCCACTTCGCCTGCCGGGCTTCCCATTTCAGTTCTTCGTCTACAAGAAGGTCGCCGCGGTCAACGCCGCGCGCGTGACGGCGGCGTTTCTGCGGCGCTGGGCCGGCCCCTGA
- a CDS encoding glycosyltransferase produces the protein MRVVQVANFYGPRSGGLRTAVDRLGAEYSASGHEVFLIVPGPRAERTLLPTGVVRITMPAWLIPFTGGYRAVMPGPVKALLEALQPDALEVSDRLTLRSLGRWGRDHGATTVMISHERLDRLAGQILPRRPARSLADFANGRTAADYDTVVCTTGFAREEFDRIGATNVVTVPLGVDLKTFHPSRHSPLVRRQWATPEQLLLVHCGRLSVEKRADRSIDALAALCDFGVDARLVVMGEGPMRAKLQRQATGLPIDFTGFVSNRDTVAGLLASADVTLAPGPHETFGLAALESLACGTPAVVSRTSALTEIITPDSGASADNHPEAIARAVGTVISLPEYHRRTSARRRAENFTWQRAAAGMLATLGPAVDGPDNDAA, from the coding sequence ATGCGCGTTGTACAGGTCGCTAACTTCTATGGCCCGCGGTCCGGCGGCCTTCGCACCGCGGTGGATCGATTGGGCGCCGAATACAGCGCCAGCGGCCACGAAGTGTTTTTGATCGTCCCTGGTCCGCGCGCAGAACGTACCCTGCTGCCGACTGGTGTGGTGCGAATCACCATGCCCGCCTGGCTGATTCCCTTCACCGGTGGTTACCGCGCGGTGATGCCGGGCCCGGTCAAGGCGCTGCTGGAAGCACTGCAACCCGACGCGTTGGAAGTTTCCGACCGGCTCACGCTGAGGTCACTGGGACGGTGGGGTCGCGATCACGGCGCCACCACCGTAATGATTTCGCATGAACGCCTGGATCGCCTTGCGGGCCAAATACTTCCGCGTCGGCCGGCGCGCAGCCTCGCCGATTTTGCCAACGGCCGCACCGCAGCCGACTACGACACCGTCGTCTGCACTACCGGTTTCGCGCGCGAAGAATTCGACCGCATCGGCGCCACGAACGTCGTCACCGTGCCGCTGGGCGTGGACCTGAAGACCTTCCACCCGAGTCGGCACTCTCCCCTGGTTCGCCGGCAATGGGCCACCCCAGAGCAGCTGCTGCTGGTGCACTGCGGCCGGTTGTCGGTGGAGAAGCGGGCGGATCGCAGCATCGACGCGCTGGCCGCGCTGTGCGACTTCGGCGTCGACGCCCGACTGGTCGTCATGGGCGAGGGACCGATGCGGGCCAAGCTGCAGCGACAGGCCACCGGACTGCCGATCGACTTCACCGGGTTCGTCTCCAACCGGGACACCGTCGCCGGGCTGCTGGCCTCGGCGGACGTCACGCTGGCACCGGGGCCGCACGAAACGTTCGGGTTGGCCGCGCTGGAATCGCTGGCCTGTGGCACGCCGGCCGTGGTGTCCCGCACCTCGGCGCTCACCGAGATCATCACCCCGGACAGCGGTGCGTCGGCGGACAACCACCCGGAGGCCATCGCCAGGGCCGTCGGCACGGTCATCAGCCTGCCCGAATATCACCGTCGGACCTCCGCGCGGCGCCGCGCGGAGAACTTCACCTGGCAGCGGGCAGCGGCCGGCATGCTGGCGACGTTGGGACCCGCCGTCGACGGGCCGGACAACGACGCCGCGTAG
- a CDS encoding alpha/beta hydrolase — translation MLEVIEKGPCRDSTKPPVVFVHGAWHGAWYWDEHFLDFFAERGYRSLALSLRSHGKSAEPKRNLFCSIADYVDDVASVANDLPTPPIVVGHSLGGFVVQKYLESHDAPAAVLLASAPPSGVTRFMLRIGRRHPWHTARTLLTTKSLHGIGGTPELAREHFYSRYTPQDDVVRYTAALGEEYAGRWFLDMLFLNLPKPDRVNTPVLVLGAEDDGCFTPREVHATARAYRTRAEIFPSMGHNMMVEPQWASVAERIHAWLQTSPRAARQALDAVEERRA, via the coding sequence ATGCTTGAGGTGATCGAAAAGGGACCGTGCCGCGATTCGACAAAACCACCGGTGGTGTTTGTCCACGGCGCCTGGCACGGCGCCTGGTATTGGGACGAGCACTTCCTGGACTTCTTCGCCGAACGGGGCTATCGGTCGCTCGCGCTAAGCCTGCGCAGCCACGGCAAGAGCGCCGAGCCGAAGCGAAATCTCTTTTGTTCGATCGCCGACTACGTCGACGATGTCGCATCCGTCGCCAACGACCTGCCCACCCCGCCGATCGTGGTCGGCCACTCGCTGGGCGGTTTCGTCGTGCAGAAGTACCTGGAGTCACACGATGCACCGGCCGCGGTGTTGCTTGCCTCCGCACCGCCCAGCGGGGTCACCAGATTCATGTTGCGCATCGGCAGGCGACACCCATGGCACACCGCACGAACCCTGCTGACTACCAAGTCTTTACACGGAATAGGCGGCACACCCGAATTAGCCCGCGAGCATTTCTATTCCCGATACACGCCGCAGGACGACGTGGTGCGCTACACCGCGGCCTTGGGGGAAGAATATGCGGGCAGATGGTTCCTCGACATGTTGTTTCTCAACCTGCCCAAACCCGATCGCGTCAACACCCCGGTATTGGTGCTGGGCGCCGAGGACGACGGGTGTTTCACCCCGCGCGAAGTCCACGCCACCGCGCGTGCCTATCGCACCCGAGCGGAGATCTTTCCCAGCATGGGCCACAACATGATGGTCGAGCCCCAGTGGGCGTCGGTGGCCGAACGAATTCATGCCTGGCTCCAAACCTCACCGCGTGCTGCACGGCAGGCGCTCGATGCCGTGGAAGAACGACGAGCGTAG
- a CDS encoding TetR/AcrR family transcriptional regulator, whose product MVVALRDLAKRVGVQRVTMRELAAELGAAVPSVYYHVPSKQTALELVAESVLEEIPLPDKGRWDTRLIELYCAAREIILGVPGVASILQNSVGNETARRLDRHSRGLLAEAGLAKAAAAAAHTVLYTYLLGSIALEETRAAEATPRVKRQLATHFRAGLDVIVAGIKSSS is encoded by the coding sequence GTGGTGGTCGCATTGCGTGACCTGGCGAAGCGCGTGGGCGTGCAGCGGGTGACGATGCGCGAACTCGCCGCCGAACTCGGAGCCGCCGTGCCTTCGGTGTACTACCACGTCCCCAGTAAGCAGACCGCTTTGGAGCTTGTCGCCGAGTCCGTACTGGAAGAAATCCCGCTTCCGGATAAGGGACGATGGGATACCAGGCTCATCGAGCTTTATTGCGCTGCCAGGGAAATCATCCTGGGTGTCCCCGGCGTCGCGAGCATCCTGCAAAACAGCGTCGGGAACGAAACGGCCCGCCGGCTGGATCGGCACAGCCGCGGCCTGCTCGCCGAGGCGGGCCTCGCGAAAGCCGCTGCCGCCGCGGCTCATACGGTCTTGTACACCTACCTGCTGGGCTCGATAGCTCTGGAGGAAACCCGCGCCGCCGAGGCGACGCCTCGCGTTAAACGCCAGTTGGCCACACACTTTCGTGCCGGGCTCGATGTGATCGTTGCCGGAATCAAGTCATCGTCGTAG